CCGCGAAAACGATATCCCCTACGAAGAAATCATTCATGCCCCGGTAAGGACTACCGACGATTCCGCCCGCGAACGCGCGGCGGCGGGATGGACTGGCGGCGTCGGCAGTAAAAATATCCTCTTCCACGCGAAGGAAAAGTTTTACCTCGTGGTAACCACCGCGCAGAAGCAGATTAAGGCGCGTATCTTTAAAAAGGAATTCGGCACCAAAGATATCCGTTTCGCCTATGACGACGAAGTGGCGGTGAATACCCGGTGCACCCCCGGCTCGGTGCCGCCGTTCGGACACCCCTCGCGCGACCTCCCCATCTTTCTCGACAAGGACATCCTTTCCGCAGAATGGTTTATGTTCAACCCGGGCGACCATTGCAGGAGTATCCGTGTGCGGCCGGACGGCCTCATGCGCGCGCTCGCCGCGGTCCCGAATCCCGTCTATATCTTCGAGGAAGGGGAATCGGGCGCAATTATCGAAAAACTGGATGCCGCAACTTGACAAACGACTGTACCCTATTAAAATAATACCCTGTGAAAGGAGGCGTATATGGTCGCGATAGTGGAAAAACCCTCTCAGGAAAGACTTCAATCGCTCGGCGCAAC
Above is a window of Brevinematales bacterium DNA encoding:
- a CDS encoding YbaK/EbsC family protein → MKVYEQIIAILRENDIPYEEIIHAPVRTTDDSARERAAAGWTGGVGSKNILFHAKEKFYLVVTTAQKQIKARIFKKEFGTKDIRFAYDDEVAVNTRCTPGSVPPFGHPSRDLPIFLDKDILSAEWFMFNPGDHCRSIRVRPDGLMRALAAVPNPVYIFEEGESGAIIEKLDAAT